Proteins encoded within one genomic window of Deinococcus grandis:
- a CDS encoding recombinase family protein: protein MTDTTFFTSEMRRVQMGQLRSAALYCRVSTGDQSCERQARDLQAFAERGGFKVVAVFTETASGTVTARSERTKVIQLARDRRIEAVLVTELTRWGRSTTDLLHTLQELETYGVSLVAQTGLQFDLRSPQGKLFASLMSALAEFERDLLRERIRSGIAAAQERGVKFGRQKGQRVKADRYETRVMALKREGKSYRAIAAELHLSKNTVMDISHRVNDRKNSTG from the coding sequence GTGACCGACACGACGTTTTTCACCTCTGAAATGAGGAGGGTTCAAATGGGACAGCTGCGGAGTGCCGCCCTGTACTGCCGGGTCTCGACTGGCGATCAATCCTGCGAGCGCCAGGCGCGTGACCTTCAGGCGTTCGCCGAGCGAGGGGGATTCAAAGTGGTGGCCGTCTTCACGGAGACGGCCTCCGGAACGGTCACTGCACGGAGTGAGCGGACGAAGGTCATCCAACTCGCGCGTGACCGCCGGATTGAAGCGGTGTTGGTCACGGAATTGACCCGGTGGGGTCGGTCGACGACCGACCTCCTGCACACGCTGCAGGAGTTGGAAACGTACGGGGTCAGTCTCGTGGCGCAGACCGGCTTGCAGTTCGACCTCCGTTCGCCCCAGGGCAAACTGTTCGCGTCCTTGATGTCCGCGCTGGCGGAGTTTGAACGCGACCTCCTGCGGGAACGCATCCGTTCAGGAATCGCGGCGGCGCAGGAACGAGGCGTGAAGTTCGGGCGCCAGAAAGGACAGCGAGTGAAAGCGGACCGCTACGAAACTCGGGTCATGGCGCTGAAACGAGAGGGCAAGTCCTATCGGGCGATCGCAGCGGAACTTCATCTGAGCAAAAACACCGTGATGGACATCAGTCACCGGGTGAACGATAGAAAAAACTCGACTGGGTAA
- a CDS encoding DUF4158 domain-containing protein — translation MPPSRIRPALLTPAQRLQFTAFPDLTEHLIARYYTLTDEELTWVLDRRRDANRLGFAVQLTVLKHLGRGLDVGEIPPEAVLACLGEQLNIDPAKFDVYARRDATRREHFGELCDQLGYRALSVDLNRALRAWLIPMAVATPQPFALMSALLDELRRRKILVPRISVLERIVTQARTQAEQAVHHLLGEIVAGHEDALDALLQVPQDHAMAPYTRLKQWPSQAKPSNFLKLIERLHFVRQFPVNDGRLAALPESRLSGLAAEGKRLSAASLAEYAPAKRRAVIFARLVDVAQTLTDDLLDMHDRLMLTYLRESERASMQEYQASGQALVERLQTFEQVCAALVHARTEHLDPYQAVERVLPWGQLVASVNDHDAAQHLRQLDPLQHLARSFQRVIRTPVERFAKSFNPSGCENEQSGFRTWSWQSGEVPDCQRNKRNPYQNVCRPSAGGAGVPGDAVRDAAPAGHRRAENDVQGREANASRRGPTAICAAQMGRLRDGRPEDQPPVLRTVRPGRAAPDAPSRRHLGGWQSEVP, via the coding sequence ATGCCCCCCAGTCGAATTCGCCCCGCGCTGCTCACCCCGGCCCAGCGCCTGCAATTCACCGCGTTCCCGGACCTCACGGAGCACCTGATCGCGCGGTACTACACCCTAACCGACGAGGAACTGACCTGGGTGCTGGACCGCCGGCGTGACGCCAACCGACTCGGCTTCGCGGTACAACTCACGGTGCTCAAGCACCTGGGACGGGGCCTGGACGTCGGTGAAATACCCCCTGAGGCCGTGCTGGCCTGTCTGGGCGAACAGCTGAACATCGATCCGGCCAAATTTGACGTGTATGCCCGCCGGGACGCCACCCGGCGGGAGCATTTCGGCGAACTCTGCGACCAGCTGGGGTACCGGGCACTGTCGGTCGACCTCAACCGGGCGCTGCGCGCCTGGTTGATCCCCATGGCGGTCGCGACCCCGCAACCCTTTGCCCTGATGAGCGCCCTGCTGGACGAACTCCGCCGCCGGAAGATTCTCGTGCCGAGAATCAGCGTCCTGGAGCGCATCGTGACCCAGGCCCGCACCCAGGCGGAGCAGGCCGTGCACCACCTCCTGGGAGAGATCGTCGCGGGGCACGAAGACGCGCTGGACGCGCTGCTGCAGGTTCCGCAGGATCATGCGATGGCGCCCTACACGCGCCTCAAACAGTGGCCCAGTCAGGCCAAACCCTCGAACTTCCTGAAGTTGATCGAGCGGCTTCACTTCGTCCGCCAGTTCCCCGTGAATGACGGGCGACTCGCAGCACTCCCGGAAAGTCGCCTGAGCGGGCTGGCGGCGGAAGGGAAACGGCTCAGTGCCGCGAGTCTGGCCGAATACGCGCCGGCCAAACGGCGAGCCGTGATCTTCGCGCGTCTGGTCGATGTGGCCCAGACCCTGACGGACGACCTGCTGGACATGCACGACCGGCTGATGCTGACGTACCTGCGGGAGAGCGAGCGGGCCAGCATGCAGGAATACCAGGCGAGTGGGCAGGCGCTCGTGGAGCGCCTGCAGACCTTCGAACAGGTCTGCGCCGCCCTGGTCCATGCGCGCACCGAACACCTCGATCCGTATCAGGCCGTCGAACGCGTGCTGCCGTGGGGCCAGCTGGTCGCCTCGGTGAATGACCATGACGCGGCACAACATCTGCGGCAACTGGATCCCCTGCAGCATCTGGCACGGTCGTTTCAGAGGGTCATACGGACTCCGGTTGAAAGGTTTGCAAAATCTTTCAACCCGAGCGGATGCGAGAACGAGCAAAGCGGGTTCCGGACGTGGAGCTGGCAATCCGGTGAAGTTCCGGATTGTCAGCGAAACAAACGGAATCCGTATCAGAACGTATGCCGGCCGTCTGCTGGAGGCGCTGGAGTTCCGGGCGACGCCGTCCGCGACGCCGCTCCTGCGGGCCATCGACGCGCTGAAAACGATGTACAGGGACGGGAAGCGAACGCTTCCCGACGCGGTCCCACTGCGATTTGTGCGGCCCAGATGGGCCGCCTTCGTGATGGACGACCGGAAGATCAACCGCCCGTACTACGAACTGTGCGTCCTGGACGAGCTGCGCCTGACGCTCCGAGCCGGAGACATCTGGGTGGATGGCAGTCGGAAGTACCGTGA